The bacterium genome includes a region encoding these proteins:
- a CDS encoding GNAT family N-acetyltransferase, with product MARQWTIRDFTPADYDGYTAVHNACYPTYLQAASDIARWDSLREPKIRWRRWVGEAEGRVVAWASYANSSHAYHPRKFWLELGVHPDWRRQGLGAALFDTVIAAVGAFDPIVLRSEVREDNLGGRAFAEARGFGLDYREQESRLDIQAFQPEHFAADLARTAAAGIAIKSYPELAADPARDEKYFALEQLLLPDVPSSDPFTPTDFAVWRKRFLESPNFLPALNMIAVRREDEAYVGLSNLWKEETPGRVETGLTAVRRDCRQLGVATALKVSALAAAKAAGYAATITWNAETNKGMLGINYRLGFVPQPAWWMIEKVLDAAALAASAGEEARA from the coding sequence ATGGCGAGGCAATGGACGATCCGCGACTTCACGCCCGCCGACTACGACGGCTACACCGCGGTGCACAACGCCTGCTACCCGACCTATCTGCAGGCCGCGAGCGACATCGCGCGCTGGGATTCCCTGCGCGAGCCGAAGATCCGCTGGCGGCGCTGGGTGGGTGAAGCCGAGGGCCGCGTCGTGGCCTGGGCGAGCTACGCCAACAGCAGCCATGCCTACCATCCGCGCAAGTTCTGGCTGGAGCTGGGTGTGCATCCGGACTGGCGGCGGCAGGGGCTGGGCGCGGCGCTCTTCGACACCGTGATCGCGGCCGTGGGCGCTTTCGATCCGATCGTGCTGCGCAGCGAGGTGCGCGAGGACAACCTCGGCGGCCGCGCCTTCGCGGAGGCGCGCGGCTTCGGGCTCGACTACCGCGAGCAGGAGTCGCGCCTGGACATCCAGGCCTTCCAGCCCGAGCATTTCGCGGCCGATCTCGCGCGCACGGCGGCGGCGGGGATTGCGATCAAGAGCTATCCCGAGCTGGCGGCGGACCCCGCGCGCGATGAGAAGTACTTTGCGCTCGAGCAGCTGCTGCTGCCGGACGTGCCGAGCAGCGACCCCTTCACGCCGACGGACTTCGCCGTCTGGCGGAAACGATTCCTCGAGAGCCCGAACTTCCTGCCGGCGCTCAACATGATCGCCGTGCGCCGCGAGGACGAGGCGTACGTGGGCCTGAGCAACCTCTGGAAGGAGGAGACGCCGGGACGCGTCGAGACAGGGCTCACGGCCGTGCGGCGCGACTGCCGTCAGCTGGGCGTCGCGACGGCGCTCAAGGTGTCGGCGCTGGCGGCCGCCAAGGCGGCCGGCTACGCGGCCACGATCACCTGGAACGCCGAGACGAACAAGGGCATGCTGGGCATCAACTACCGCCTGGGATTCGTGCCGCAGCCCGCCTGGTGGATGATCGAGAAGGTGCTGGACGCCGCCGCCCTCGCGGCGAGCGCCGGCGAGGAGGCACGGGCATGA
- a CDS encoding GNAT family N-acetyltransferase: MSWTIRDFVDADFEAWAELHNAVFPDWTESAAERRRADRLREPQHKVRRWVAEGGAALLGTGCYYQETWGYHPRKFYVEVIVREDRRRQGLGAALYDTVVAALAEHEPILLRGMLREDWEASRRFAAARGYAPGMRVEESVCDIASFDPSAYAADLARASEQGIAIRSLPELENRPDWQEKMYALAQQLLADMPRTELHVPPPFELWRERSLGSPRFLPELNLIALDGERFVGISNFWRNEIPGRVGTGLTGVLGEYRRRGLATALKVRALGAAKAAGYKETRTWNAAENAGMLGINRRLGFTPLPAWLEMEKPVGADEGEAARA; the protein is encoded by the coding sequence ATGAGCTGGACGATCCGCGACTTCGTCGACGCCGATTTCGAGGCCTGGGCGGAGCTGCACAATGCCGTCTTTCCCGACTGGACGGAGAGCGCCGCCGAACGCCGTCGAGCCGATCGCCTGCGCGAACCGCAGCACAAGGTGCGGCGCTGGGTGGCCGAGGGGGGCGCTGCGCTGCTCGGCACCGGCTGCTACTACCAGGAGACCTGGGGCTACCACCCGCGCAAGTTCTACGTGGAGGTCATCGTGCGCGAAGACAGGCGTCGCCAGGGCCTGGGCGCCGCGCTCTACGACACGGTGGTCGCCGCGCTGGCCGAACACGAGCCGATCCTGCTGCGCGGCATGCTGCGCGAGGACTGGGAGGCGAGCCGCCGCTTCGCCGCGGCGCGCGGCTATGCGCCGGGCATGCGCGTGGAGGAGTCCGTCTGCGACATCGCGAGTTTCGATCCGAGTGCCTACGCCGCGGACCTCGCGCGCGCAAGCGAGCAGGGCATCGCGATTCGCAGTCTGCCCGAGCTGGAGAACCGACCGGACTGGCAGGAGAAGATGTACGCGCTCGCGCAGCAGCTGCTCGCGGACATGCCGCGCACCGAGCTGCACGTGCCGCCGCCCTTCGAGCTCTGGCGCGAGCGCTCGCTGGGCAGCCCGCGCTTCCTGCCGGAGCTGAACCTGATCGCGCTCGACGGCGAGCGTTTCGTCGGGATCAGCAACTTCTGGCGGAACGAGATCCCGGGTCGCGTGGGCACGGGCCTCACCGGCGTGCTCGGCGAGTACCGCCGCCGCGGCCTCGCCACGGCGCTCAAGGTGCGGGCGCTCGGCGCCGCCAAGGCGGCGGGCTACAAGGAAACGCGCACCTGGAACGCCGCGGAAAACGCAGGGATGCTCGGCATCAACCGGCGGCTCGGGTTCACGCCGCTGCCCGCCTGGCTCGAGATGGAGAAGCCCGTCGGCGCGGACGAGGGGGAGGCGGCGCGTGCCTGA
- a CDS encoding GNAT family N-acetyltransferase: protein MPELRPFREADYPALAALQVACEPEHPLGEAHWRHEDSLVDARVKRGRVVAEVAGGLAGYAGFLQYSLMFHPRRFVLYGGVTPAARGRGLGRALYAWLEAALAPSTPERLSAGLWAEQVEGEAWLLRRGYRETLREIESALHFAEFAAADWAPARARGEAAGVQFTTLAALGDDDAWRRRVFALDMAFSADIPMTGELTPPDYAIYAHLYYGCPGYRPELCWLALAAAADGEPEPVGLCWHALAPRTGELETIVSGVRRDWRGRGIALALKAQALADAKAQGFARVTTRNAATNAGMLAVNRRLGYRPGGARLILEKELNA from the coding sequence GTGCCTGAGCTGCGTCCCTTTCGCGAGGCGGACTACCCCGCGCTCGCCGCGCTGCAGGTGGCCTGCGAGCCGGAGCATCCACTGGGCGAGGCCCACTGGCGCCACGAGGACTCCCTTGTGGATGCACGGGTCAAGCGTGGGCGTGTTGTCGCTGAAGTGGCGGGAGGGCTCGCCGGTTACGCAGGCTTCCTGCAGTACTCGCTGATGTTCCACCCGCGGCGCTTCGTGCTCTACGGTGGCGTCACGCCGGCCGCGCGCGGGCGCGGTCTGGGCCGCGCGCTCTACGCCTGGCTCGAGGCGGCCCTCGCGCCCAGCACGCCCGAGCGTCTGAGCGCGGGCCTCTGGGCCGAACAGGTCGAGGGCGAAGCCTGGCTCCTGCGGCGCGGCTATCGCGAAACCCTGCGCGAGATCGAATCCGCGCTCCACTTCGCGGAGTTCGCGGCCGCGGACTGGGCGCCGGCCCGTGCGCGCGGCGAGGCGGCGGGCGTGCAGTTCACGACCCTCGCGGCGCTCGGCGACGACGACGCCTGGCGGCGGCGCGTCTTCGCGCTCGACATGGCCTTCAGCGCGGACATCCCGATGACGGGCGAGCTGACGCCGCCCGACTACGCGATCTACGCCCATCTCTACTACGGCTGCCCGGGCTACCGGCCCGAGCTGTGCTGGCTGGCACTCGCCGCGGCAGCGGACGGCGAGCCCGAGCCGGTGGGCCTGTGCTGGCACGCGCTGGCGCCGCGGACGGGCGAGCTGGAGACCATCGTCAGCGGCGTGCGGCGCGACTGGCGGGGGCGCGGCATCGCCCTCGCGCTCAAGGCGCAGGCCCTGGCCGACGCCAAGGCGCAGGGCTTCGCGCGCGTCACGACGCGCAACGCCGCCACGAACGCCGGCATGCTGGCTGTGAACCGGCGCCTCGGCTACCGGCCCGGCGGCGCGCGCCTGATCCTCGAGAAGGAGCTGAACGCATGA